In Arvicola amphibius chromosome 1, mArvAmp1.2, whole genome shotgun sequence, one DNA window encodes the following:
- the Pcsk4 gene encoding proprotein convertase subtilisin/kexin type 4 isoform X2 produces MRPFTTALWLGLALALLAVGWASARAPIYVSSWAVRVTKGYQEAERLARKFGFVNLGQIFPDDQYFHLRHRGVAQQSLTPHWGHRLRLKKEPEVQWFEQQTLRRRVKRSLVVPTDPWFSKQWYMNNEIQPDLNILKVWNQGLTGRGVVVSILDDGIEKDHPDLWANYDPLASYDFNDYDPDPQPRYTPSDENRHGTRCAGEVSATANNGFCGAGVAFNARIGGVRMLDGTITDIVEAQSLSLQPQHIHIYSASWGPEDDGRTVDGPGILTREAFRRGVTKGRQGLGTLFIWASGNGGLHYDNCNCDGYTNSIHTLSVGSTTRQGQVPWYSEACASTFTTTFSSGVATDPQIVTTDLHHQCTDKHTGTSASAPLAAGMIALALEANPLLTWRDLQHLVVRASRPAQLQAEDWRINGVGRQGAAGPGRGLGCRACRASDGYPSRAVSHHYGYGLLDAGLLVDLARVWLPTQPQKKCAIRVVHTPTSILPRMLVRKNVSVCSDGSHRLIRSLEHVQVQLSLSYSRRGDLEISLTSPMGTRSTLVAIRPLDISGQGYKNWIFMSTHYWDEDPQGLWTLGLENKGYYFNTGTLFYYTLLLYGTAEDMTARPQGPQTVTVPPPAWPGSASSLAESDGGSTATQSSQ; encoded by the exons ATGCGGCCCTTCACGACCGCGCTGTGGCTGGGTCTGGCTTTGGCCCTCCTGGCTGTGGGGTGGGCTTCAGCCCGGGCCCCCATCTATGTCAGCAGCTGGGCCGTGCGGGTGACCAAAGGTTACCAGGAGGCTGAGCGCCTGGCACGTAAATTTGGCTTCGTCAACCTGGGACAG ATCTTCCCTGACGACCAGTATTTCCATCTACGACACCGGGGTGTGGCCCAGCAGTCCCTGACTCCACACTGGGGCCACCGTCTGCGCCTAAAGAAAGAACCCGAG GTGCAGTGGTTTGAGCAACAGACTCTGAGGCGGCGGGTGAAGCGCTCCTTGGTGGTGCCCACGGACCCCTGGTTTTCCAAGCAGTGGTACATG AACAACGAGATACAGCCAGATCTCAACATTCTGAAGGTTTGGAACCAGGGACTGACCGGCCGGGGAGTGGTGGTTTCCATCTTGGATGACGGCATTGAGAAGGACCACCCAGACCTCTGGGCTAATTAT GACCCTCTGGCCAGCTATGACTTCAACGACTATGACCCAGACCCCCAGCCTCGCTACACACCCAGCGATGAGAACCG GCATGGGACCCGCTGCGCTGGGGAGGTGTCTGCCACAGCTAACAATGGCTTCTGTGGCGCTGGTGTAGCCTTCAACGCCAGAATTGGAG GCGTGCGCATGTTGGACGGAACCATCACAGACATCGTGGAGGCGCAGTCCCTCAGCCTGCAGCCGCAGCACATACACATCTATAGCGCCAGCTGGGGACCCGAGGATGATGGTCGCACGGTGGACGGACCAGGCATCCTCACTCGGGAGGCCTTCAGGCGTGGCGTGACCAAG GGCCGCCAAGGTCTGGGTACACTGTTCATCTGGGCCTCGGGAAACGGTGGCCTCCATTATGACAACTGCAATTGTGATGGCTACACCAACAGCATCCACACGCTGTCAGTGGGCAGCACCACGCGGCAGGGTCAAGTGCCCTGGTACAGCGAGGCCTGCGCCTCCACGTTCACCACCACCTTCAGCAGCGGAGTTGCCACCGACCCACAGATC GTCACCACGGACCTGCACCACCAGTGTACCGACAAACACACGGGCACCTCGGCCTCCGCCCCGCTGGCTGCGGGCATGATCGCACTGGCTCTGGAGGCCAA CCCGCTCCTGACCTGGAGGGACCTACAGCACCTGGTGGTCCGCGCGTCCAGGCCGGCGCAGCTGCAGGCGGAGGACTGGAGGATCAACGGCGTGGGGCGCCAAGGTGCGGCGGGGCCAGGGAGGGGACTGGGGTGCCGTGCATGCAGGGCGAGTGACGGCTACCCCTCCCGCGCAGTGAGCCACCACTACGGCTACGGGCTGCTGGATGCAGGGCTGCTGGTGGACCTGGCTCGCGTGTGGCTTCCCACGCAGCCACAGAAGAAATGTGCCATTCGGGTGGTGCACACCCCAAC CTCCATCCTGCCTCGGATGCTGGTGAGGAAGAACGTGTCCGTGTGCTCCGATGGCTCGCACCGCCTCATCCGCTCGCTCGAGCACGTGCAGGTCCAGCTGTCACTCTCCTACAGCCGCCGCGGGGACCTGGAGATCTCTCTCACCAGCCCCATGGGCACACGCTCCACGCTCGTGGCCATCAG ACCCTTGGATATCAGCGGCCAAGGCTACAAGAACTGGATCTTCATGTCCACCCACTACTGGGATGAGGACCCTCAGGGCCTGTGGACCCTGGGTCTGGAGAACAAGGGCTACTATTTTAACACAG GAACTTTGTTCTACTACACGCTGCTGCTGTACGGGACGGCCGAGGACATGACAGCGCGGCCCCAGGGCCCCCAG ACAGTCACAGTTCCTCCACCAGCCTGGCCTGGCTCTGCCTCATCTCTAGCTGAGAGTGACGGTGGCTCCACAGCCACACAGAGCAGCCAGTGA
- the Pcsk4 gene encoding proprotein convertase subtilisin/kexin type 4 isoform X1, with amino-acid sequence MRPFTTALWLGLALALLAVGWASARAPIYVSSWAVRVTKGYQEAERLARKFGFVNLGQIFPDDQYFHLRHRGVAQQSLTPHWGHRLRLKKEPEVQWFEQQTLRRRVKRSLVVPTDPWFSKQWYMNNEIQPDLNILKVWNQGLTGRGVVVSILDDGIEKDHPDLWANYDPLASYDFNDYDPDPQPRYTPSDENRHGTRCAGEVSATANNGFCGAGVAFNARIGGVRMLDGTITDIVEAQSLSLQPQHIHIYSASWGPEDDGRTVDGPGILTREAFRRGVTKGRQGLGTLFIWASGNGGLHYDNCNCDGYTNSIHTLSVGSTTRQGQVPWYSEACASTFTTTFSSGVATDPQIVTTDLHHQCTDKHTGTSASAPLAAGMIALALEANPLLTWRDLQHLVVRASRPAQLQAEDWRINGVGRQGAAGPGRGLGCRACRASDGYPSRAVSHHYGYGLLDAGLLVDLARVWLPTQPQKKCAIRVVHTPTSILPRMLVRKNVSVCSDGSHRLIRSLEHVQVQLSLSYSRRGDLEISLTSPMGTRSTLVAIRPLDISGQGYKNWIFMSTHYWDEDPQGLWTLGLENKGYYFNTGTLFYYTLLLYGTAEDMTARPQGPQVTSRTCVQRDTEGLRQDSHSSSTSLAWLCLISS; translated from the exons ATGCGGCCCTTCACGACCGCGCTGTGGCTGGGTCTGGCTTTGGCCCTCCTGGCTGTGGGGTGGGCTTCAGCCCGGGCCCCCATCTATGTCAGCAGCTGGGCCGTGCGGGTGACCAAAGGTTACCAGGAGGCTGAGCGCCTGGCACGTAAATTTGGCTTCGTCAACCTGGGACAG ATCTTCCCTGACGACCAGTATTTCCATCTACGACACCGGGGTGTGGCCCAGCAGTCCCTGACTCCACACTGGGGCCACCGTCTGCGCCTAAAGAAAGAACCCGAG GTGCAGTGGTTTGAGCAACAGACTCTGAGGCGGCGGGTGAAGCGCTCCTTGGTGGTGCCCACGGACCCCTGGTTTTCCAAGCAGTGGTACATG AACAACGAGATACAGCCAGATCTCAACATTCTGAAGGTTTGGAACCAGGGACTGACCGGCCGGGGAGTGGTGGTTTCCATCTTGGATGACGGCATTGAGAAGGACCACCCAGACCTCTGGGCTAATTAT GACCCTCTGGCCAGCTATGACTTCAACGACTATGACCCAGACCCCCAGCCTCGCTACACACCCAGCGATGAGAACCG GCATGGGACCCGCTGCGCTGGGGAGGTGTCTGCCACAGCTAACAATGGCTTCTGTGGCGCTGGTGTAGCCTTCAACGCCAGAATTGGAG GCGTGCGCATGTTGGACGGAACCATCACAGACATCGTGGAGGCGCAGTCCCTCAGCCTGCAGCCGCAGCACATACACATCTATAGCGCCAGCTGGGGACCCGAGGATGATGGTCGCACGGTGGACGGACCAGGCATCCTCACTCGGGAGGCCTTCAGGCGTGGCGTGACCAAG GGCCGCCAAGGTCTGGGTACACTGTTCATCTGGGCCTCGGGAAACGGTGGCCTCCATTATGACAACTGCAATTGTGATGGCTACACCAACAGCATCCACACGCTGTCAGTGGGCAGCACCACGCGGCAGGGTCAAGTGCCCTGGTACAGCGAGGCCTGCGCCTCCACGTTCACCACCACCTTCAGCAGCGGAGTTGCCACCGACCCACAGATC GTCACCACGGACCTGCACCACCAGTGTACCGACAAACACACGGGCACCTCGGCCTCCGCCCCGCTGGCTGCGGGCATGATCGCACTGGCTCTGGAGGCCAA CCCGCTCCTGACCTGGAGGGACCTACAGCACCTGGTGGTCCGCGCGTCCAGGCCGGCGCAGCTGCAGGCGGAGGACTGGAGGATCAACGGCGTGGGGCGCCAAGGTGCGGCGGGGCCAGGGAGGGGACTGGGGTGCCGTGCATGCAGGGCGAGTGACGGCTACCCCTCCCGCGCAGTGAGCCACCACTACGGCTACGGGCTGCTGGATGCAGGGCTGCTGGTGGACCTGGCTCGCGTGTGGCTTCCCACGCAGCCACAGAAGAAATGTGCCATTCGGGTGGTGCACACCCCAAC CTCCATCCTGCCTCGGATGCTGGTGAGGAAGAACGTGTCCGTGTGCTCCGATGGCTCGCACCGCCTCATCCGCTCGCTCGAGCACGTGCAGGTCCAGCTGTCACTCTCCTACAGCCGCCGCGGGGACCTGGAGATCTCTCTCACCAGCCCCATGGGCACACGCTCCACGCTCGTGGCCATCAG ACCCTTGGATATCAGCGGCCAAGGCTACAAGAACTGGATCTTCATGTCCACCCACTACTGGGATGAGGACCCTCAGGGCCTGTGGACCCTGGGTCTGGAGAACAAGGGCTACTATTTTAACACAG GAACTTTGTTCTACTACACGCTGCTGCTGTACGGGACGGCCGAGGACATGACAGCGCGGCCCCAGGGCCCCCAGGTGACCAGCCGCACGTGTGTGCAGAGGGACACAGAGGGGCTGCGCCAGG ACAGTCACAGTTCCTCCACCAGCCTGGCCTGGCTCTGCCTCATCTCTAGCTGA
- the Pcsk4 gene encoding proprotein convertase subtilisin/kexin type 4 isoform X3 — translation MRPFTTALWLGLALALLAVGWASARAPIYVSSWAVRVTKGYQEAERLARKFGFVNLGQIFPDDQYFHLRHRGVAQQSLTPHWGHRLRLKKEPEVQWFEQQTLRRRVKRSLVVPTDPWFSKQWYMNNEIQPDLNILKVWNQGLTGRGVVVSILDDGIEKDHPDLWANYDPLASYDFNDYDPDPQPRYTPSDENRHGTRCAGEVSATANNGFCGAGVAFNARIGGVRMLDGTITDIVEAQSLSLQPQHIHIYSASWGPEDDGRTVDGPGILTREAFRRGVTKGRQGLGTLFIWASGNGGLHYDNCNCDGYTNSIHTLSVGSTTRQGQVPWYSEACASTFTTTFSSGVATDPQIVTTDLHHQCTDKHTGTSASAPLAAGMIALALEANPLLTWRDLQHLVVRASRPAQLQAEDWRINGVGRQVSHHYGYGLLDAGLLVDLARVWLPTQPQKKCAIRVVHTPTSILPRMLVRKNVSVCSDGSHRLIRSLEHVQVQLSLSYSRRGDLEISLTSPMGTRSTLVAIRPLDISGQGYKNWIFMSTHYWDEDPQGLWTLGLENKGYYFNTGTLFYYTLLLYGTAEDMTARPQGPQVTSRTCVQRDTEGLRQDSHSSSTSLAWLCLISS, via the exons ATGCGGCCCTTCACGACCGCGCTGTGGCTGGGTCTGGCTTTGGCCCTCCTGGCTGTGGGGTGGGCTTCAGCCCGGGCCCCCATCTATGTCAGCAGCTGGGCCGTGCGGGTGACCAAAGGTTACCAGGAGGCTGAGCGCCTGGCACGTAAATTTGGCTTCGTCAACCTGGGACAG ATCTTCCCTGACGACCAGTATTTCCATCTACGACACCGGGGTGTGGCCCAGCAGTCCCTGACTCCACACTGGGGCCACCGTCTGCGCCTAAAGAAAGAACCCGAG GTGCAGTGGTTTGAGCAACAGACTCTGAGGCGGCGGGTGAAGCGCTCCTTGGTGGTGCCCACGGACCCCTGGTTTTCCAAGCAGTGGTACATG AACAACGAGATACAGCCAGATCTCAACATTCTGAAGGTTTGGAACCAGGGACTGACCGGCCGGGGAGTGGTGGTTTCCATCTTGGATGACGGCATTGAGAAGGACCACCCAGACCTCTGGGCTAATTAT GACCCTCTGGCCAGCTATGACTTCAACGACTATGACCCAGACCCCCAGCCTCGCTACACACCCAGCGATGAGAACCG GCATGGGACCCGCTGCGCTGGGGAGGTGTCTGCCACAGCTAACAATGGCTTCTGTGGCGCTGGTGTAGCCTTCAACGCCAGAATTGGAG GCGTGCGCATGTTGGACGGAACCATCACAGACATCGTGGAGGCGCAGTCCCTCAGCCTGCAGCCGCAGCACATACACATCTATAGCGCCAGCTGGGGACCCGAGGATGATGGTCGCACGGTGGACGGACCAGGCATCCTCACTCGGGAGGCCTTCAGGCGTGGCGTGACCAAG GGCCGCCAAGGTCTGGGTACACTGTTCATCTGGGCCTCGGGAAACGGTGGCCTCCATTATGACAACTGCAATTGTGATGGCTACACCAACAGCATCCACACGCTGTCAGTGGGCAGCACCACGCGGCAGGGTCAAGTGCCCTGGTACAGCGAGGCCTGCGCCTCCACGTTCACCACCACCTTCAGCAGCGGAGTTGCCACCGACCCACAGATC GTCACCACGGACCTGCACCACCAGTGTACCGACAAACACACGGGCACCTCGGCCTCCGCCCCGCTGGCTGCGGGCATGATCGCACTGGCTCTGGAGGCCAA CCCGCTCCTGACCTGGAGGGACCTACAGCACCTGGTGGTCCGCGCGTCCAGGCCGGCGCAGCTGCAGGCGGAGGACTGGAGGATCAACGGCGTGGGGCGCCAAG TGAGCCACCACTACGGCTACGGGCTGCTGGATGCAGGGCTGCTGGTGGACCTGGCTCGCGTGTGGCTTCCCACGCAGCCACAGAAGAAATGTGCCATTCGGGTGGTGCACACCCCAAC CTCCATCCTGCCTCGGATGCTGGTGAGGAAGAACGTGTCCGTGTGCTCCGATGGCTCGCACCGCCTCATCCGCTCGCTCGAGCACGTGCAGGTCCAGCTGTCACTCTCCTACAGCCGCCGCGGGGACCTGGAGATCTCTCTCACCAGCCCCATGGGCACACGCTCCACGCTCGTGGCCATCAG ACCCTTGGATATCAGCGGCCAAGGCTACAAGAACTGGATCTTCATGTCCACCCACTACTGGGATGAGGACCCTCAGGGCCTGTGGACCCTGGGTCTGGAGAACAAGGGCTACTATTTTAACACAG GAACTTTGTTCTACTACACGCTGCTGCTGTACGGGACGGCCGAGGACATGACAGCGCGGCCCCAGGGCCCCCAGGTGACCAGCCGCACGTGTGTGCAGAGGGACACAGAGGGGCTGCGCCAGG ACAGTCACAGTTCCTCCACCAGCCTGGCCTGGCTCTGCCTCATCTCTAGCTGA
- the C1H19orf25 gene encoding UPF0449 protein C19orf25 homolog, which yields MSSKGKKRVVLPTRPAPPTVEQILEDVRGAPPNDPVFTALAPEEPPDLSPRAEDPEARLEQLYQQSRAYVAMNERLRQAGDTLRQKFEDLRQADERLEQDVSQVTSATS from the exons ATGAGCTCCAAAGGCAAGAAACGCGTGGTGCTGCCCACGCGCCCCGCGCCGCCCACGGTGGAGCAGATCCTGGAGGACGTGCGAGGGGCGCCCCCCAACGACCCTGTTTTCACCGCCCTGGCCCCAGAAG AACCCCCAGATCTATCTCCAAGGGCCGAGGACCCTGAGGCCCGGCTCGAGCAGCTCTACCAACAGAGCCGGGCCTATGTGGCCATGAACGAGAGGCTGCGGCAGGCGGGGGACACACTGAGGCAGAAGTTCGAGGACCTTCGGCAGGCTGATGAGAGGCTAGAACAGGATGTTAGCCAGGTGACCTCAGCCACCTCCTAA
- the Pcsk4 gene encoding proprotein convertase subtilisin/kexin type 4 isoform X4, whose amino-acid sequence MRPFTTALWLGLALALLAVGWASARAPIYVSSWAVRVTKGYQEAERLARKFGFVNLGQIFPDDQYFHLRHRGVAQQSLTPHWGHRLRLKKEPEVQWFEQQTLRRRVKRSLVVPTDPWFSKQWYMNNEIQPDLNILKVWNQGLTGRGVVVSILDDGIEKDHPDLWANYDPLASYDFNDYDPDPQPRYTPSDENRHGTRCAGEVSATANNGFCGAGVAFNARIGGVRMLDGTITDIVEAQSLSLQPQHIHIYSASWGPEDDGRTVDGPGILTREAFRRGVTKGRQGLGTLFIWASGNGGLHYDNCNCDGYTNSIHTLSVGSTTRQGQVPWYSEACASTFTTTFSSGVATDPQIVTTDLHHQCTDKHTGTSASAPLAAGMIALALEANPLLTWRDLQHLVVRASRPAQLQAEDWRINGVGRQVSHHYGYGLLDAGLLVDLARVWLPTQPQKKCAIRVVHTPTSILPRMLVRKNVSVCSDGSHRLIRSLEHVQVQLSLSYSRRGDLEISLTSPMGTRSTLVAIRPLDISGQGYKNWIFMSTHYWDEDPQGLWTLGLENKGYYFNTGTLFYYTLLLYGTAEDMTARPQGPQTVTVPPPAWPGSASSLAESDGGSTATQSSQ is encoded by the exons ATGCGGCCCTTCACGACCGCGCTGTGGCTGGGTCTGGCTTTGGCCCTCCTGGCTGTGGGGTGGGCTTCAGCCCGGGCCCCCATCTATGTCAGCAGCTGGGCCGTGCGGGTGACCAAAGGTTACCAGGAGGCTGAGCGCCTGGCACGTAAATTTGGCTTCGTCAACCTGGGACAG ATCTTCCCTGACGACCAGTATTTCCATCTACGACACCGGGGTGTGGCCCAGCAGTCCCTGACTCCACACTGGGGCCACCGTCTGCGCCTAAAGAAAGAACCCGAG GTGCAGTGGTTTGAGCAACAGACTCTGAGGCGGCGGGTGAAGCGCTCCTTGGTGGTGCCCACGGACCCCTGGTTTTCCAAGCAGTGGTACATG AACAACGAGATACAGCCAGATCTCAACATTCTGAAGGTTTGGAACCAGGGACTGACCGGCCGGGGAGTGGTGGTTTCCATCTTGGATGACGGCATTGAGAAGGACCACCCAGACCTCTGGGCTAATTAT GACCCTCTGGCCAGCTATGACTTCAACGACTATGACCCAGACCCCCAGCCTCGCTACACACCCAGCGATGAGAACCG GCATGGGACCCGCTGCGCTGGGGAGGTGTCTGCCACAGCTAACAATGGCTTCTGTGGCGCTGGTGTAGCCTTCAACGCCAGAATTGGAG GCGTGCGCATGTTGGACGGAACCATCACAGACATCGTGGAGGCGCAGTCCCTCAGCCTGCAGCCGCAGCACATACACATCTATAGCGCCAGCTGGGGACCCGAGGATGATGGTCGCACGGTGGACGGACCAGGCATCCTCACTCGGGAGGCCTTCAGGCGTGGCGTGACCAAG GGCCGCCAAGGTCTGGGTACACTGTTCATCTGGGCCTCGGGAAACGGTGGCCTCCATTATGACAACTGCAATTGTGATGGCTACACCAACAGCATCCACACGCTGTCAGTGGGCAGCACCACGCGGCAGGGTCAAGTGCCCTGGTACAGCGAGGCCTGCGCCTCCACGTTCACCACCACCTTCAGCAGCGGAGTTGCCACCGACCCACAGATC GTCACCACGGACCTGCACCACCAGTGTACCGACAAACACACGGGCACCTCGGCCTCCGCCCCGCTGGCTGCGGGCATGATCGCACTGGCTCTGGAGGCCAA CCCGCTCCTGACCTGGAGGGACCTACAGCACCTGGTGGTCCGCGCGTCCAGGCCGGCGCAGCTGCAGGCGGAGGACTGGAGGATCAACGGCGTGGGGCGCCAAG TGAGCCACCACTACGGCTACGGGCTGCTGGATGCAGGGCTGCTGGTGGACCTGGCTCGCGTGTGGCTTCCCACGCAGCCACAGAAGAAATGTGCCATTCGGGTGGTGCACACCCCAAC CTCCATCCTGCCTCGGATGCTGGTGAGGAAGAACGTGTCCGTGTGCTCCGATGGCTCGCACCGCCTCATCCGCTCGCTCGAGCACGTGCAGGTCCAGCTGTCACTCTCCTACAGCCGCCGCGGGGACCTGGAGATCTCTCTCACCAGCCCCATGGGCACACGCTCCACGCTCGTGGCCATCAG ACCCTTGGATATCAGCGGCCAAGGCTACAAGAACTGGATCTTCATGTCCACCCACTACTGGGATGAGGACCCTCAGGGCCTGTGGACCCTGGGTCTGGAGAACAAGGGCTACTATTTTAACACAG GAACTTTGTTCTACTACACGCTGCTGCTGTACGGGACGGCCGAGGACATGACAGCGCGGCCCCAGGGCCCCCAG ACAGTCACAGTTCCTCCACCAGCCTGGCCTGGCTCTGCCTCATCTCTAGCTGAGAGTGACGGTGGCTCCACAGCCACACAGAGCAGCCAGTGA